In the Magnolia sinica isolate HGM2019 chromosome 15, MsV1, whole genome shotgun sequence genome, one interval contains:
- the LOC131227053 gene encoding ethylene-responsive transcription factor RAP2-2-like, producing the protein MCRRSIMSDFIPRSRSRPLTDDYLKPVLKKGVGNYYSKPLKSKMVGLEDDFEADFQNFRDDSDEEDEVEDVKPFSFPKLDFSREYSIRAKSVEYSGPAEKSAKRKRKNQFRGIQQCPWGKWAGKIRDPRKGVTLWLGTFNIAEEAASAYDAEARRIRGKKAKANFPEEPSTVALKRPVKPSSQKALKSGKPTCNQYFNFINSLDHDFYNTLGFINEESSVKPSGYLSSFPMNGNPVEFNSVMPSDGGCLCFNSDQGSNSFDSSDFGSEQEPKSPETSSILATKPESDGSEFIEDANLRKRLKNSSKNAMPVEEDMTME; encoded by the exons ATGTGCAGAAGATCAATCATGTCGGATTTCATCCCGCGGAGCCGATCGCGGCCACTTACAGACGATTATCTGAAGCCGGTCCTCAAGAAGGGCGTGGGAAATTACTACTCGAAGCCGCTGAAATCGAAGATGGTTGGATTGGAAGACGATTTCGAGGCGGATTTTCAGAATTTCAGGGACGATTCGGACGAAGAGGATGAAGTAGAGGACGTGAAGCCGTTCTCTTTTCCCAAACTGGATTTCTCTCGAG AATATTCTATTAGAGCCAAATCGGTGGAATACAGTGGACCCGCGGAGAAATCTgcgaaaaggaagagaaagaaccAGTTCAGAGGAATCCAACAGTGTCCGTGGGGAAAATGGGCTGGCAAGATCAGAGACCCAAGAAAGGGTGTTACGCTCTGGCTTGGGACCTTCAATATTGCTGAAGAAGCTGCGAGTGCATATGATGCTGAGGCTCGGAGGATCCGGGGCAAGAAAGCCAAGGCGAATTTCCCTGAAGAACCGTCCACAGTTGCTCTGAAACGCCCTGTGAAACCGAGTTCTCAGAAAGCTTTGAAGTCTGGGAAACCCACGTGCAATCAATACTTCAATTTCATCAACAGCTTGGATCACGACTTCTACAACACCCTTGGGTTTATAAATGAGGAATCATCTGTTAAGCCATCTGGGTATTTGAGTTCCTTTCCCATGAATGGAAATCCAGTGGAATTTAATTCTGTCATGCCTTCTGATGGTGGGTGCCTGTGTTTCAACTCTGATCAAGGGAGTAATTCTTTTGATTCCTCAGATTTTGGATCGGAACAGGAGCCCAAAAGCCCTGAGACCTCATCCATTCTTGCAACTAAACCCGAATCTGATGGGTCGGAATTCATAGAAGATGCAAACCTGAGGAAGAGACTGAAGAACAGTTCCAAGAATGCAATGCCAGTCGAGGAAGACATGACAATGGAATAA